In Nycticebus coucang isolate mNycCou1 chromosome 9, mNycCou1.pri, whole genome shotgun sequence, the following are encoded in one genomic region:
- the MYLK4 gene encoding myosin light chain kinase family member 4 isoform X3, whose amino-acid sequence MLKVKRLEEYDMCYSSSRLENMAFLQYMEKGGKVKCFLEENSSEQDSRSGKNEAKEKLWSNSGLTERVPVKGKRTSALTERSTQKNQLLSETEKVNKLNKKNAEKINGSLVERSLAIFHTESQDEVEDFAPRNPAELRGNTEGKVIARIENRSRQENDSAGDDKQATADKNEHPGFKEEKNGLHSKEVTSGREAEKKEELETADEPVMDQCPHREQYTDKTNGDQTQERCISSLKALSTTRILGNPAVESIFQNAEQTVSSGSSKRRVTEECFTNEDNKKSRVDVVGTGEEHTRGKTREARQAQGSSQGKPQESAGRKTPGEQDLLTPLDDIPAPPAPFDHRIVTARQAAVNSLYTVRQTEILGGGRFGQVYKCEETATGLKLAAKIIKTRGSKDKEEVKNEISVMNQLDHANLIQLYDAFESKNDVVLVMEYVDGGELFDRIIDENCNLTEFDTILFMKQICEGIRHMHQMYILHLDLKPENILCVNRDAKQIKIIDFGLARRYKPREKLKVNFGTPEFLAPEVVNYDFVSFPTDMWSVGVIAYMLLSGLSPFLGDNDAETLSNILACRWDLEEEEFQDISEEAREFISKLLIKEKSWRISASEALKHPWLSDHKLHARLNTQKNKNHSSDAQDLGTK is encoded by the exons GCTAAGGAGAAGCTGTGGTCAAATTCTGGCTTGACCGAAAGGGTGCCAGTCAAAGGCAAAAGAACATCAGCCCTCACAG AgagatctacccagaagaaccaACTCCTCTCTGAGACAGAAAAGGTTAATAAACTCAACAAGAAAAATGCTGAGAAGATCAACGGCTCTCTCGTAGAGAGAAGTTTGGCCATTTTTCACACAGAAAGCCAAGATGAAGTGGAAGATTTTGCTCCACGAAATCCCGCAGAGCTGAGAGGGAACACGGAGGGAAAAGTCATTGCACGTATAGAGAACCGGAGCAGACAAGAAAATGACAGTGCTGGGGATGATAAACAAGCCACCGCAGACAAAAACGAACACCCGGGgttcaaagaagagaaaaatgggcTTCATTCTAAGGAAGTTACTAGTGGACGAGAAGCcgagaaaaaagaagaattagaaaCTGCAGATGAGCCAGTGATGGACCAATGTCCACATAGAGAGCAATATACTGATAAAACTAACGGTGACCAAACCCAGGAAAG GTGTATCAGCAGCCTAAAGGCCCTTTCTACAACACGAATCCTGGGAAATCCAGCAGTGGAATCCATTTTCCAGAATGCTGAACAAACAGTGTCCTCTGGCAGCAGTAAGCGCAGAGTGACAGAGGAGTGCTTCACCAACGAGGACAACAAAAAGAGCAGAGTAGATGTAGTGGGCACAGGTGAAGAGCACACGCGTGGAAAGACACGGGAGGCCAGGCAAGCCCAGGGGAGCTCACAGGGCAAACCCCAGGAGTCAGCTGGGAGGAAGACCCCGGGAGAGCAAGACCTCCTGACCCCACTGG ATGACATCCCAGCTCCTCCAGCCCCATTTGACCATCGCATCGTGACAGCCAGACAAGCAGCAGTCAACAGCCTCTACACTGTCCGCCAAACAGAGATTTTAGGAGG GGGGCGTTTTGGCCAAGTTTACAAGTGTGAAGAGACAGCAACAGGTCTGAAGCTGGCGGCCAAAATCATCAAGACCAGAGGCTCTAAGGACAAG GAGGAAGTAAAGAACGAGATCAGCGTCATGAACCAGCTCGACCATGCCAACCTCATTCAGCTCTACGATGCCTTTGAGTCTAAGAATGACGTCGTCCTGGTCATGGAGTA tGTGGATGGTGGAGAGCTGTTCGACCGCATCATTGATGAAAACTGTAACTTGACGGAGTTTGACACCATCCTGTTCATGAAGCAGATATGTGAGGGGATACGGCACATGCATCAGATGTACATTCTCCACTTGGACCTGAAG cctgagaatatcctgtgtGTGAATCGGGATgctaagcaaataaaaattattgattttgGATTGGCCAGAAG ATACAAACCCAGAGAGAAGCTGAAGGTGAACTTTGGAACCCCTGAATTCCTCGCTCCCGAAGTTGTGAACTACgattttgtttcctttcccaCTGACATGTGGAGCGTGGGGGTCATCGCCTACATGCT ACTTAGTGGTTTATCCCCTTTCCTGGGTGATAATGATGCAGAGACGTTGAGCAACATCCTGGCCTGTAGGTGGGActtagaggaagaagaatttCAAGACATCTCTGAGGAGGCGAGGGAATTCATCTCCAAGCTTCTGATTAAGGAGAAGAG TTGGAGAATAAGTGCAAGTGAAGCGCTCAAGCATCCCTGGTTGTCAGACCACAAGCTCCACGCCAGACTCAACACACAG AAGAATAAGAATCACAGCTCTGACGCCCAGGACCTTGGGACCAAATAG
- the MYLK4 gene encoding myosin light chain kinase family member 4 isoform X4 has product MDLALRRKDVWVIGSVCLLSSSVLWRLFRSVMTRGGHRQAPAREDVQAKEKLWSNSGLTERVPVKGKRTSALTERSTQKNQLLSETEKVNKLNKKNAEKINGSLVERSLAIFHTESQDEVEDFAPRNPAELRGNTEGKVIARIENRSRQENDSAGDDKQATADKNEHPGFKEEKNGLHSKEVTSGREAEKKEELETADEPVMDQCPHREQYTDKTNGDQTQERCISSLKALSTTRILGNPAVESIFQNAEQTVSSGSSKRRVTEECFTNEDNKKSRVDVVGTGEEHTRGKTREARQAQGSSQGKPQESAGRKTPGEQDLLTPLDDIPAPPAPFDHRIVTARQAAVNSLYTVRQTEILGGGRFGQVYKCEETATGLKLAAKIIKTRGSKDKEEVKNEISVMNQLDHANLIQLYDAFESKNDVVLVMEYVDGGELFDRIIDENCNLTEFDTILFMKQICEGIRHMHQMYILHLDLKPENILCVNRDAKQIKIIDFGLARRYKPREKLKVNFGTPEFLAPEVVNYDFVSFPTDMWSVGVIAYMLLSGLSPFLGDNDAETLSNILACRWDLEEEEFQDISEEAREFISKLLIKEKSWRISASEALKHPWLSDHKLHARLNTQKNKNHSSDAQDLGTK; this is encoded by the exons GCTAAGGAGAAGCTGTGGTCAAATTCTGGCTTGACCGAAAGGGTGCCAGTCAAAGGCAAAAGAACATCAGCCCTCACAG AgagatctacccagaagaaccaACTCCTCTCTGAGACAGAAAAGGTTAATAAACTCAACAAGAAAAATGCTGAGAAGATCAACGGCTCTCTCGTAGAGAGAAGTTTGGCCATTTTTCACACAGAAAGCCAAGATGAAGTGGAAGATTTTGCTCCACGAAATCCCGCAGAGCTGAGAGGGAACACGGAGGGAAAAGTCATTGCACGTATAGAGAACCGGAGCAGACAAGAAAATGACAGTGCTGGGGATGATAAACAAGCCACCGCAGACAAAAACGAACACCCGGGgttcaaagaagagaaaaatgggcTTCATTCTAAGGAAGTTACTAGTGGACGAGAAGCcgagaaaaaagaagaattagaaaCTGCAGATGAGCCAGTGATGGACCAATGTCCACATAGAGAGCAATATACTGATAAAACTAACGGTGACCAAACCCAGGAAAG GTGTATCAGCAGCCTAAAGGCCCTTTCTACAACACGAATCCTGGGAAATCCAGCAGTGGAATCCATTTTCCAGAATGCTGAACAAACAGTGTCCTCTGGCAGCAGTAAGCGCAGAGTGACAGAGGAGTGCTTCACCAACGAGGACAACAAAAAGAGCAGAGTAGATGTAGTGGGCACAGGTGAAGAGCACACGCGTGGAAAGACACGGGAGGCCAGGCAAGCCCAGGGGAGCTCACAGGGCAAACCCCAGGAGTCAGCTGGGAGGAAGACCCCGGGAGAGCAAGACCTCCTGACCCCACTGG ATGACATCCCAGCTCCTCCAGCCCCATTTGACCATCGCATCGTGACAGCCAGACAAGCAGCAGTCAACAGCCTCTACACTGTCCGCCAAACAGAGATTTTAGGAGG GGGGCGTTTTGGCCAAGTTTACAAGTGTGAAGAGACAGCAACAGGTCTGAAGCTGGCGGCCAAAATCATCAAGACCAGAGGCTCTAAGGACAAG GAGGAAGTAAAGAACGAGATCAGCGTCATGAACCAGCTCGACCATGCCAACCTCATTCAGCTCTACGATGCCTTTGAGTCTAAGAATGACGTCGTCCTGGTCATGGAGTA tGTGGATGGTGGAGAGCTGTTCGACCGCATCATTGATGAAAACTGTAACTTGACGGAGTTTGACACCATCCTGTTCATGAAGCAGATATGTGAGGGGATACGGCACATGCATCAGATGTACATTCTCCACTTGGACCTGAAG cctgagaatatcctgtgtGTGAATCGGGATgctaagcaaataaaaattattgattttgGATTGGCCAGAAG ATACAAACCCAGAGAGAAGCTGAAGGTGAACTTTGGAACCCCTGAATTCCTCGCTCCCGAAGTTGTGAACTACgattttgtttcctttcccaCTGACATGTGGAGCGTGGGGGTCATCGCCTACATGCT ACTTAGTGGTTTATCCCCTTTCCTGGGTGATAATGATGCAGAGACGTTGAGCAACATCCTGGCCTGTAGGTGGGActtagaggaagaagaatttCAAGACATCTCTGAGGAGGCGAGGGAATTCATCTCCAAGCTTCTGATTAAGGAGAAGAG TTGGAGAATAAGTGCAAGTGAAGCGCTCAAGCATCCCTGGTTGTCAGACCACAAGCTCCACGCCAGACTCAACACACAG AAGAATAAGAATCACAGCTCTGACGCCCAGGACCTTGGGACCAAATAG